A genomic stretch from Edaphobacter aggregans includes:
- a CDS encoding ABC transporter permease, which produces MPTFLQDFLYSLRQLIKHPRFAVTAILSLALGIGATVSVFSVIYGVLMHPFPYANVGRLANLSVSEPRGDISDVWFSGSQLRELRNLNTFASIATWSARDLIVTGRDIPEGVIAFFGIGETFPTLGVPPLLGRNLGPSDSPDGREPQPVVMLHYRFWQRHFNGDPTVVGKILELDHKQYTIIGVTRPNFTWGWGADVYLPQEIGNAQGGGVVVKLRPGISLAAADAEMEPLLDQFAKEQPHDYPPKFKVDIRPLPYETTRNMGSTLYLLFAAVGMLLAIGCSNVSILLLARGAARQHEFAVRSAVGASSLRIVRQLLTESLLLTLTGTVLGIVLAHQLLALIVAWLPSHGCGRMRPFALMHRCSFSAQLSPW; this is translated from the coding sequence ATGCCGACGTTTCTTCAGGATTTCCTTTACTCTCTGCGGCAACTCATCAAACATCCAAGGTTCGCTGTGACGGCGATTCTCTCCCTGGCCCTGGGCATCGGTGCAACCGTCTCCGTCTTCAGCGTCATTTACGGCGTGCTGATGCATCCCTTTCCGTATGCGAATGTCGGCCGGCTCGCCAACTTGAGCGTCAGCGAGCCGCGCGGCGACATCTCCGATGTCTGGTTTTCGGGGTCGCAGTTGCGAGAACTGCGCAACTTGAACACCTTCGCGAGCATCGCAACCTGGAGCGCGCGCGATTTGATCGTCACCGGACGCGACATACCCGAAGGTGTCATTGCTTTCTTCGGAATCGGCGAGACTTTCCCGACGCTGGGCGTTCCCCCTCTGCTCGGCCGCAATCTCGGCCCCTCCGATTCCCCGGACGGTCGGGAGCCGCAACCGGTCGTGATGCTCCACTACCGGTTCTGGCAACGCCATTTCAACGGCGACCCCACCGTCGTCGGCAAGATCCTCGAGCTGGATCACAAGCAGTACACCATCATTGGCGTCACCCGTCCCAACTTCACGTGGGGCTGGGGCGCGGACGTGTATCTGCCACAGGAAATTGGTAACGCCCAAGGTGGCGGGGTTGTCGTGAAACTGCGTCCAGGAATTAGCCTCGCCGCCGCAGATGCTGAAATGGAACCGCTCCTCGATCAGTTCGCGAAAGAACAGCCGCACGACTATCCGCCGAAATTCAAGGTCGACATCCGACCGCTTCCATACGAGACCACGCGCAATATGGGCTCCACACTGTACCTTCTTTTTGCTGCAGTCGGCATGTTGTTGGCGATCGGCTGCAGCAATGTCTCGATCCTGCTACTTGCCCGCGGTGCGGCGCGGCAGCATGAGTTTGCTGTGCGATCCGCGGTGGGCGCCAGCAGCCTGCGGATTGTGCGGCAGTTGCTGACTGAGTCGCTTCTACTGACTCTCACCGGAACGGTTCTCGGCATTGTGCTGGCCCACCAACTGCTAGCTCTGATCGTTGCGTGGCTGCCGTCCCACGGATGCGGCCGGATGCGGCCATTCGCATTAATGCAC
- a CDS encoding site-specific integrase: MGELDIAELRFRWGAGYTLSSRASERVQIGIEHFGAHDLRRTCAKLCRKNGGDLEQIKFLLGHSSIQTTERYLGSEQKIAVAVNDNLGL; this comes from the coding sequence TTGGGCGAACTTGATATCGCTGAGCTGAGATTCAGGTGGGGTGCGGGCTATACCCTGAGCTCGCGAGCGAGCGAAAGAGTACAAATTGGGATCGAGCACTTCGGCGCTCATGATCTCCGCCGTACCTGTGCGAAGCTTTGCCGCAAGAACGGAGGAGACCTCGAACAGATCAAATTTCTTCTTGGGCACAGCTCAATTCAAACTACTGAGCGTTACCTCGGTTCTGAACAGAAAATCGCCGTGGCTGTGAATGACAACTTAGGTTTGTGA